One part of the Roseomonas gilardii genome encodes these proteins:
- a CDS encoding Lrp/AsnC family transcriptional regulator translates to MLLDSLDERIIRLLRAQGRISNADLAEAVGLSPSACLRRVRQLEANGVIRGYTAILDDRRTGRGTVVIVQITLERQTDDCLGRFEQAARKHAEIRECYLMTGASDYLLRIVVEDAADYERLHKEVLSRLPGVARIQSNFTIRTVIRPVDM, encoded by the coding sequence ATGCTCCTGGACAGCCTCGACGAGCGCATCATCCGCCTGCTGCGTGCGCAGGGCCGCATCAGCAATGCCGATCTGGCGGAGGCGGTCGGGCTTTCCCCTTCCGCCTGCCTGCGACGGGTGCGGCAGCTCGAGGCGAACGGGGTGATCCGGGGCTATACCGCCATCCTCGACGACCGCCGCACCGGGCGCGGCACCGTGGTGATCGTGCAGATCACGCTGGAACGGCAGACCGACGACTGCCTCGGCCGCTTCGAGCAGGCGGCGCGGAAACATGCCGAGATCCGCGAGTGCTATCTGATGACCGGCGCCTCGGACTACCTGCTGCGCATCGTGGTGGAGGATGCGGCGGATTACGAGCGGCTGCACAAGGAGGTGCTGTCCCGCCTGCCCGGCGTGGCGCGCATCCAGTCGAACTTCACCATCCGCACCGTGATCCGCCCGGTCGACATGTAG
- a CDS encoding D-amino acid dehydrogenase translates to MKVLILGSGVVGTASAYYLARAGHEVTVIDRQPAAGMETSFANAGQLSYGYSSPWAGPGIPIKALKWLMMRYRPFVIWPRPDARLGWWLAQMLANCNEEAYRLNKSRMVRIAEYARESLTALRAETGITYDDRQRGTLQVFRTQKQLDHVGDDTGVLDQYGIPYEVLDAVGCVDKEPALGLVREKMVGGLYLPQDETGDVHQFTQRLAKICEGMGVAFRYGTTVRTLDTEGSRVTGVVTDTGRLTADRYVVALGSYSAALLRPLGMNLPVYPVKGYSITVPITDPDGAPVSTVMDETYKVAITRLGERIRVGGTAELAGFSLTLRQPRRATLEHSVHDLFPRGGDLSKASFWTGLRPMTPDGTPIVGATPFGNLFTNTGHGTLGWTMACGSGRLLADLVSGHTPEIDSSDLSLERYRHVPPEGKAAARKQAA, encoded by the coding sequence ATGAAGGTCCTCATCCTCGGCAGCGGCGTGGTCGGCACCGCCTCGGCCTACTACCTCGCCAGGGCGGGCCACGAAGTCACCGTCATCGACCGCCAGCCGGCGGCGGGGATGGAGACTTCCTTCGCCAATGCGGGGCAGCTTTCCTATGGCTATTCCTCGCCCTGGGCCGGGCCGGGCATCCCGATCAAGGCGCTGAAATGGCTGATGATGCGCTACCGCCCCTTCGTGATCTGGCCGCGCCCGGACGCGCGGCTCGGCTGGTGGCTGGCGCAGATGCTGGCCAACTGCAACGAGGAGGCCTACCGCCTCAACAAGAGCCGCATGGTCCGCATTGCGGAATATGCCCGCGAATCCCTGACCGCCCTGCGCGCCGAGACGGGCATCACCTATGACGACCGGCAGCGTGGCACCTTGCAGGTCTTCCGGACGCAGAAGCAGCTCGACCATGTCGGGGACGACACGGGCGTGCTCGACCAGTACGGCATTCCCTACGAGGTCCTGGACGCTGTCGGCTGCGTGGACAAGGAGCCCGCGCTCGGCCTGGTGCGCGAGAAGATGGTGGGCGGCCTCTATCTGCCGCAGGACGAGACCGGCGACGTCCACCAGTTCACCCAGCGGCTCGCGAAGATCTGCGAGGGCATGGGCGTGGCCTTCCGCTATGGCACCACGGTCCGGACGCTGGATACCGAGGGCAGCCGCGTCACCGGCGTCGTGACCGATACCGGCCGGCTGACCGCGGACCGCTATGTCGTGGCGCTCGGCAGCTACTCCGCCGCGCTGCTGCGGCCGCTGGGGATGAACCTGCCGGTCTATCCGGTGAAGGGCTATTCCATCACCGTGCCGATCACCGATCCGGACGGCGCACCGGTCTCCACCGTGATGGACGAGACCTACAAGGTCGCCATCACCCGGTTGGGCGAACGCATCCGCGTCGGCGGCACGGCGGAGCTGGCCGGGTTCAGCCTGACGCTGCGCCAGCCGCGCCGCGCCACGCTGGAGCATTCGGTGCACGACCTCTTCCCCAGAGGCGGCGACCTGAGCAAGGCCAGCTTCTGGACCGGGTTGCGGCCGATGACGCCGGACGGCACGCCGATCGTGGGTGCCACGCCCTTCGGCAACCTCTTCACCAACACCGGCCACGGCACGCTGGGCTGGACCATGGCCTGCGGCTCCGGGCGGCTGCTGGCCGATCTCGTCTCCGGCCACACGCCGGAGATCGACAGCAGCGACCTCAGCCTGGAGCGCTACCGCCACGTGCCGCCGGAGGGGAAGGCGGCGGCCCGGAAGCAGGCGGCCTGA
- a CDS encoding efflux RND transporter periplasmic adaptor subunit — translation MHPPERKPLVALLLLALAMAAPSLPHAARAQQPGAAPPAVTVAQPLRRQVTEWDEHLARLEPSARVELRARVSGQVAAVHFRDGQVVRQGDLLFTLDQRPFGIAVDSARADLARTQAQAVLAQQEVDRTLPLISSRIAPVAQLDARRAALAEAVAQRDAAQAALRKAQLDLEWSEIRAPIGGRISDRRVDAGNLVQSGETLLTTILQIDPIYAVFDAPESDYLRLARLARSGTRPSDQPARAGQGNPVEIRLADEEDWGRQGRMDFTDVALDPRSGTVRARAVLANPDLFLTPGVFARLRLRTGASDSLLLPDAAVAADQAERMVLTVAQDGTVVPKPVSLGPLVDGLRVIRSGLAAEDRVVVAGLHLARPGSRVTAEAGRIGPANAQLTQAQ, via the coding sequence ATGCACCCTCCCGAACGCAAGCCTCTGGTCGCCCTCCTCCTTCTCGCCCTGGCGATGGCGGCCCCTTCCCTCCCGCATGCCGCCCGGGCGCAACAGCCGGGCGCCGCGCCCCCCGCCGTCACCGTTGCCCAGCCGCTGCGCCGGCAGGTCACCGAATGGGACGAGCATCTCGCCCGGCTGGAACCCTCCGCCCGCGTGGAGCTGCGTGCCCGGGTCTCTGGGCAGGTGGCGGCGGTGCATTTCCGCGACGGACAGGTGGTGCGGCAGGGCGACCTGCTCTTCACCCTCGACCAGCGGCCCTTCGGGATCGCGGTGGACAGCGCCCGGGCCGATCTGGCCCGCACCCAGGCCCAGGCGGTGCTGGCGCAGCAGGAGGTGGACCGCACCCTGCCGCTGATCAGCAGCCGCATCGCCCCGGTGGCGCAGCTCGATGCCCGCCGTGCCGCCCTGGCCGAGGCCGTGGCGCAGCGCGACGCCGCCCAGGCCGCGCTCCGCAAGGCGCAGCTCGACCTGGAATGGAGCGAGATCCGCGCCCCGATCGGCGGCCGCATCTCCGACCGGCGGGTGGATGCGGGCAACCTGGTGCAGTCGGGCGAGACGCTGCTGACCACGATCCTGCAGATCGACCCGATCTACGCCGTCTTCGACGCGCCGGAATCCGACTATCTCCGCCTCGCCCGGCTGGCGCGCAGCGGCACGCGGCCCAGCGACCAGCCCGCCCGCGCGGGCCAGGGCAACCCGGTGGAGATCCGCCTCGCCGACGAGGAGGACTGGGGGCGCCAGGGACGCATGGACTTCACCGACGTGGCGCTGGACCCGCGCAGCGGCACGGTGCGCGCCCGGGCGGTGCTGGCGAACCCGGACCTGTTCCTGACGCCCGGCGTCTTCGCCCGGCTGCGGCTGCGGACCGGTGCCTCGGACTCCCTGCTGCTGCCCGATGCCGCGGTGGCGGCGGACCAGGCCGAGCGCATGGTGCTGACCGTGGCGCAGGACGGCACGGTGGTGCCGAAGCCGGTCTCGCTCGGGCCCCTGGTGGACGGGCTGCGCGTGATCCGCAGCGGGCTGGCGGCGGAGGACCGGGTGGTGGTGGCGGGGCTGCACCTCGCCCGCCCCGGCAGCCGCGTCACCGCCGAGGCCGGGCGCATCGGCCCCGCCAACGCACAGCTCACGCAGGCGCAATAG
- a CDS encoding NAD-dependent succinate-semialdehyde dehydrogenase yields the protein MYPDVQLFINGTWRAATGGRTEPVINPATEETIGTVAYASRADLDEALEAAAKGFRTWRATSAFERYKLIRKAANLLRERADKIARIMTLEQGKPLAEAKMEVMGAADTADWLAEEGRRTYGRVVPARAEGVYQLVIKEPVGPVAAFTPWNFPINQIVRKLCSALATGCSIIVKAPEETPASPAELIRAFADAGIPDGVVGLVYGVPAEISEYLIPHPVIRKITFTGSTPVGKQLAALAGQYMKRATMELGGHAPAFVFDDADVSLAAKTLATSKLRNAGQVCVSPTRFLVQEKIFDQFVEQFSGHLAAAKVGNGLEEGVTMGPLANERRIPSIEGLINDAKQKGAEVRTGGNRIGNKGYFFEPTVLTGVTREMRAMNEEPFGPLALVMPFRDFDEAIEEGNRLPFGLASYAFTRSAKTAQALGDKVESGMMTINHLGLALPEVPFGGIKDSGYGSEGGTEALESYVNTKFVSQAGL from the coding sequence ATGTATCCGGACGTCCAACTCTTCATCAACGGAACCTGGCGCGCCGCGACCGGCGGCCGCACGGAGCCGGTGATCAACCCGGCCACCGAGGAGACGATCGGCACCGTGGCCTATGCGTCCCGTGCCGACCTGGACGAGGCGCTGGAGGCCGCGGCGAAGGGCTTCCGGACCTGGCGCGCCACCTCGGCCTTCGAGCGCTACAAGCTGATCCGCAAGGCGGCGAACCTGCTGCGCGAGCGGGCCGACAAGATCGCCCGCATCATGACCCTGGAGCAGGGCAAGCCGCTGGCCGAGGCGAAGATGGAGGTGATGGGCGCCGCCGACACCGCCGACTGGCTGGCCGAGGAAGGCCGCCGCACCTATGGCCGCGTCGTCCCCGCCCGGGCGGAGGGCGTGTACCAGCTGGTGATCAAGGAGCCGGTCGGCCCCGTTGCCGCCTTCACGCCCTGGAACTTCCCGATCAACCAGATCGTGCGCAAGCTCTGCTCGGCGCTGGCCACCGGCTGCTCGATCATCGTCAAGGCGCCGGAGGAGACCCCGGCCTCCCCGGCCGAGTTGATCCGCGCCTTCGCCGATGCGGGCATTCCGGATGGCGTGGTCGGCCTCGTCTATGGCGTGCCGGCGGAGATCTCGGAATACCTCATCCCGCACCCGGTGATCCGCAAGATCACCTTCACCGGCTCCACCCCGGTGGGCAAGCAGCTCGCCGCCCTGGCCGGCCAGTACATGAAGCGCGCGACGATGGAGCTCGGTGGCCATGCCCCGGCCTTCGTCTTCGACGACGCGGATGTAAGCCTCGCGGCCAAGACGCTCGCCACCTCCAAGCTTCGCAACGCGGGCCAGGTCTGCGTCTCGCCGACGCGCTTCCTGGTGCAGGAGAAGATCTTCGACCAGTTCGTGGAGCAGTTCTCCGGCCATCTCGCCGCGGCGAAGGTGGGCAACGGGCTGGAGGAAGGCGTGACCATGGGCCCGCTGGCCAATGAGCGCCGCATCCCCTCCATCGAGGGGCTGATCAACGACGCCAAGCAGAAAGGCGCCGAGGTCCGCACCGGCGGCAACCGCATCGGCAACAAGGGCTATTTCTTCGAGCCCACGGTGCTGACCGGCGTGACGCGCGAGATGCGGGCGATGAACGAGGAGCCCTTCGGCCCGCTGGCGCTGGTGATGCCGTTCCGCGACTTCGACGAGGCGATCGAGGAAGGCAACCGCCTGCCCTTCGGCCTCGCCTCCTACGCCTTCACCCGCTCCGCCAAGACGGCGCAGGCGCTGGGCGACAAGGTCGAGTCCGGCATGATGACCATCAACCATCTGGGCCTCGCCCTGCCGGAAGTGCCCTTCGGCGGCATCAAGGACAGCGGCTACGGCTCCGAGGGCGGTACCGAGGCACTGGAATCCTACGTCAACACCAAGTTCGTTTCCCAGGCCGGACTCTGA
- a CDS encoding alpha-D-ribose 1-methylphosphonate 5-triphosphate diphosphatase, with protein sequence MLEPVDLIENAEIVLPDRVQRGWVRLEDGRIDAIGEGDAPRALRPASGEGRRVDLRGALLIPGLVELHTDHLEAHYIPRPKVRWHPLGAVLAYDAQIAASGITTVFDSLRAGSDIDGGGLGGELFDLAEAIDAARLDDLLRAEHRTHLRCEIPAPDVVEMVERFCARYPVDLLSLMDHTPGQRQFRDLEKYFIYARRSGKSNEELKALTALRMETGAERAAQNRPPLVALAERHGIALASHDDTTLADVAQSVAEHVGIAEFPTTREAAAESHARGIRVMMGAPNLIRGGSHSGNVAAEELARHGLLDILSSDYVPGSLLLAAFDLPERVPGITLPQAIATVTANPARATGLDDRGVIAPGQRADLVHVTLAGGVPVVRQVWRQGRRVA encoded by the coding sequence ATGCTCGAACCCGTGGACCTGATCGAGAATGCCGAGATCGTGCTGCCTGACCGCGTACAGCGTGGCTGGGTGCGCCTGGAGGATGGGCGGATCGACGCCATCGGGGAAGGCGACGCGCCCCGCGCCCTGCGCCCCGCCAGCGGCGAGGGGCGGCGCGTGGACCTGCGCGGCGCGCTGCTGATCCCGGGCCTGGTGGAGCTGCACACCGACCACCTGGAGGCGCACTACATCCCGCGCCCCAAGGTGCGCTGGCATCCGCTGGGCGCCGTGCTGGCCTATGACGCGCAGATCGCGGCCTCGGGCATCACCACCGTCTTCGACAGCCTGCGCGCCGGCTCCGACATCGATGGCGGCGGGCTGGGCGGGGAGCTGTTCGATCTGGCGGAGGCGATCGACGCCGCGCGGCTGGACGACCTGCTGCGCGCCGAGCACCGCACGCATCTGCGCTGCGAGATCCCGGCGCCGGACGTGGTGGAGATGGTGGAGAGGTTCTGCGCGCGCTACCCGGTGGACCTGCTTTCGCTGATGGACCACACGCCGGGGCAGCGGCAGTTCCGCGACCTGGAAAAGTACTTCATCTATGCCCGCCGTTCCGGCAAGTCCAACGAGGAGCTGAAGGCGCTGACCGCGCTGCGCATGGAGACGGGCGCGGAGCGCGCGGCGCAGAACCGGCCGCCCCTGGTTGCGCTGGCGGAGCGCCACGGCATCGCGCTTGCCAGCCATGACGACACCACCCTGGCCGATGTGGCGCAGTCGGTGGCGGAGCATGTCGGCATCGCCGAATTCCCGACCACGCGCGAGGCGGCGGCGGAAAGCCATGCGCGTGGCATCCGCGTGATGATGGGCGCGCCGAACCTGATCCGCGGCGGCTCGCATTCCGGCAATGTCGCGGCGGAGGAGCTGGCGCGGCACGGGCTGCTGGACATCCTCTCCTCCGACTATGTGCCGGGGAGCCTGTTGCTGGCGGCCTTCGACCTGCCGGAACGCGTGCCGGGCATCACCCTGCCCCAGGCCATCGCCACGGTGACCGCCAACCCCGCCCGGGCCACCGGCCTGGACGACCGGGGCGTGATCGCGCCGGGCCAGCGCGCCGACCTGGTGCATGTCACCCTGGCGGGCGGCGTGCCGGTGGTGCGGCAGGTCTGGCGCCAAGGAAGGCGGGTCGCCTGA
- a CDS encoding TetR/AcrR family transcriptional regulator, which translates to MSEARTGQTPKGEPERDAAGNAGPPDKRPVAQRVREAARELFYRQGIHATGVDEICRVAGTTKMGLYRAYPSKDALIETILQERCEAQEKLACATGDDSLSPRERLLAFVNMAAATVLTPGFRGCPLGLAIAEFPDPGHPARQVADHHKQAMRETLRRLCAEAGAPATLGDSLQLLIEGAFAVAPALGNEAASRSLESSAHALIGASLPG; encoded by the coding sequence GTGAGCGAAGCCAGGACCGGCCAGACCCCGAAAGGGGAGCCCGAGAGGGACGCTGCCGGGAATGCGGGACCGCCGGACAAGCGCCCCGTGGCGCAGCGTGTCCGCGAGGCGGCGCGCGAGCTGTTCTATCGCCAGGGCATCCATGCCACCGGCGTGGACGAGATCTGCCGGGTCGCCGGCACCACGAAGATGGGTCTCTACCGCGCCTATCCCTCCAAGGACGCGCTGATCGAGACGATCCTGCAGGAACGCTGCGAGGCGCAGGAGAAGCTGGCCTGTGCCACCGGGGACGACTCGCTCTCCCCGCGCGAACGGCTCCTGGCCTTCGTCAACATGGCCGCGGCGACGGTGCTGACGCCAGGCTTCCGGGGCTGCCCGCTGGGCCTCGCCATCGCGGAATTCCCCGATCCCGGGCATCCGGCACGGCAGGTGGCGGACCACCACAAGCAGGCGATGCGCGAGACGCTGCGCCGCCTCTGCGCCGAAGCCGGCGCCCCCGCCACTCTGGGTGATTCCCTGCAACTGCTGATCGAGGGGGCCTTCGCCGTCGCCCCCGCCCTGGGCAACGAGGCGGCCTCCCGCTCGCTGGAAAGCTCCGCCCATGCGCTGATCGGGGCCAGCCTGCCAGGTTGA
- the alr gene encoding alanine racemase has product MHSPARERLWPAAGAILTIDLGAIRANWRWLRDRVAPAACGAVLKADAYGLGAALVGPALLAEGCRDFFVAHLEEGIALRQDLRGQPGAEEARIHVMHGLFDGTEREALAHGLIPVLNSLEQVAGWAGLSRAEGRRLPAWLQLDTGMARFGFSVGELDRLLEDGRDLAAVEPIRVMSHLACADEPGHPANAAQLGAFNAMRRRLPHLPTSLAASSGIFLDRAWHGDLVRPGVALHGVAPLPRGENPLRPVLRLDARVVQTRSVPAGTAVGYGHSFTTRTPSRLATIAVGYADGFLRSASNRGRAMWKGMPMPILGRVSMDSIVLDASALPENALRPGDTVELIGPDHDLEAVAEAAGTIPYEILTSLGQRYHRRYETGAPGSSGEVLQPTGPAVTA; this is encoded by the coding sequence ATGCACAGCCCTGCCCGGGAAAGGCTCTGGCCGGCGGCCGGCGCGATCCTGACCATCGATCTGGGAGCGATCCGTGCCAACTGGCGCTGGCTGCGCGACCGTGTGGCGCCCGCCGCCTGCGGCGCGGTGCTGAAGGCCGATGCCTATGGCCTGGGGGCGGCGCTGGTCGGTCCGGCGCTGCTGGCCGAGGGCTGCCGCGACTTCTTCGTGGCGCATCTGGAGGAGGGCATCGCCTTGCGCCAGGACCTGCGAGGGCAGCCCGGAGCGGAGGAGGCGCGCATCCATGTGATGCACGGCCTCTTCGACGGCACCGAGCGGGAGGCGCTGGCGCATGGGCTGATTCCGGTCCTGAACAGCCTGGAGCAGGTGGCGGGCTGGGCCGGCCTGTCGCGGGCGGAGGGGCGGCGCCTGCCGGCCTGGCTGCAGCTTGACACCGGCATGGCCCGCTTCGGCTTCTCCGTCGGGGAGCTGGACCGGCTGCTGGAGGATGGGCGCGACCTGGCGGCAGTGGAGCCCATCCGGGTGATGAGCCACCTCGCCTGCGCCGACGAGCCGGGGCATCCGGCCAACGCGGCGCAGCTCGGCGCCTTCAACGCGATGCGCCGGCGCCTGCCGCACCTGCCGACCAGCCTCGCCGCCTCCTCCGGCATCTTTCTCGACCGCGCCTGGCATGGCGACCTCGTGCGCCCTGGCGTGGCGCTGCACGGCGTGGCGCCGCTGCCGCGCGGGGAGAACCCGCTGCGCCCGGTGCTCCGCCTGGATGCGCGGGTGGTGCAGACCCGCAGCGTCCCGGCGGGCACGGCGGTGGGCTATGGCCACAGCTTCACCACCCGGACGCCAAGCCGCCTGGCCACGATCGCGGTCGGCTATGCGGACGGCTTCCTGCGCAGCGCCAGCAACCGTGGCCGGGCGATGTGGAAGGGCATGCCAATGCCGATCCTGGGCCGCGTCTCCATGGACAGCATCGTGCTCGATGCCAGCGCCCTGCCGGAGAATGCGCTGCGTCCCGGCGACACGGTGGAACTGATCGGGCCGGATCACGATCTGGAGGCGGTGGCCGAGGCCGCCGGCACCATCCCCTACGAGATCCTGACCAGCCTCGGCCAGCGCTACCACCGCCGCTACGAGACCGGAGCCCCGGGGAGCAGCGGGGAAGTGCTGCAGCCCACAGGGCCGGCGGTCACCGCCTGA
- the phnN gene encoding phosphonate metabolism protein/1,5-bisphosphokinase (PRPP-forming) PhnN: MQGGFVLVVGPSGAGKDTVIAGARAALEGEPRLLFPHRVVTRPASEWEAHDSLDEAGFRQAEAEGAFALSWRAHGLCYGIPAEAAAAARAGKLVLCNVSRAVVSQARERLPAVSVVEITAPPEVLGQRLARRARAEDGDVALRLRRAPVLDGPPAELRIVNDGTPEDAVAQLLAHLRDRLAVG; this comes from the coding sequence ATGCAAGGGGGATTCGTGCTGGTCGTCGGCCCGAGCGGCGCCGGCAAGGACACGGTGATCGCGGGCGCCCGCGCGGCGCTGGAGGGAGAGCCGCGCCTGCTCTTCCCCCACCGGGTGGTGACGCGCCCCGCCTCGGAATGGGAGGCGCATGACAGCCTGGACGAAGCAGGCTTCCGCCAGGCCGAGGCGGAGGGTGCCTTCGCCCTGTCCTGGCGGGCGCACGGGCTCTGCTACGGCATCCCAGCGGAGGCAGCCGCCGCCGCGCGGGCGGGAAAGCTGGTGCTGTGCAACGTCTCCCGCGCCGTGGTGTCTCAGGCGCGGGAGCGTTTGCCCGCCGTGAGTGTGGTGGAGATCACCGCGCCGCCGGAGGTGCTGGGGCAGCGCCTCGCCCGCCGCGCCCGGGCGGAGGACGGGGATGTCGCCCTGCGCCTGCGCCGCGCCCCGGTGCTGGACGGGCCGCCGGCCGAGCTGCGCATCGTCAATGACGGCACACCGGAGGACGCGGTGGCGCAACTCCTGGCGCATCTGCGCGACAGGCTGGCGGTGGGCTGA
- a CDS encoding asparaginase — MEDPVLVEVTRGPEVESRHAGAFAVVDAEGGLVLSAGDVERPVFPRSAVKVIQALPLIESGAADRFGLTEAELALACASHSGEPLHAETAAAMLRKAGQDAGCLECGTHWPSNAQAMRDLARSGAEATALHNNCSGKHAGFVCTACALGVDVAGYVRPDHRVQQEVKAALEDVTGTALDAARRGTDGCSIPTYAIPLRALAHGFARIGTGHGFGPARAAAARRLRAAVAANPFLVAGTKRADTVIMQALGERAFTKVGAEGVFCAALPEQGLGIAIKCDDGAGRAAEVVLAALLLRLLDPEEAARNTLTPLANPVLRNWNGIEVGALRPAATLA, encoded by the coding sequence ATGGAAGATCCGGTTCTGGTGGAAGTCACGCGCGGCCCCGAGGTGGAGTCGCGCCATGCGGGGGCCTTCGCGGTGGTGGATGCGGAGGGCGGGCTCGTCCTCTCTGCCGGCGACGTGGAGCGGCCCGTTTTCCCGCGCTCGGCGGTAAAGGTGATCCAGGCCCTGCCGCTAATCGAGAGCGGCGCGGCCGACCGCTTCGGCCTGACCGAGGCGGAACTGGCGCTCGCCTGCGCCTCCCATTCCGGCGAGCCGCTGCACGCCGAAACCGCCGCCGCGATGCTGCGCAAGGCGGGGCAGGATGCGGGCTGCCTGGAATGCGGCACCCACTGGCCCAGCAACGCCCAGGCAATGCGGGACCTGGCGCGTTCGGGCGCCGAGGCGACGGCCCTGCACAACAACTGCTCCGGCAAGCATGCGGGCTTCGTCTGCACTGCCTGTGCCCTGGGGGTGGATGTGGCGGGCTATGTCCGCCCCGACCACCGGGTGCAGCAGGAGGTGAAGGCGGCGCTGGAGGATGTGACCGGCACGGCGCTGGATGCGGCGCGGCGTGGCACCGACGGCTGCTCCATCCCGACCTATGCCATCCCGCTCCGCGCCCTGGCCCATGGCTTCGCCCGGATCGGCACCGGCCACGGCTTCGGCCCGGCCCGCGCGGCGGCGGCGCGCCGGCTGCGCGCGGCGGTGGCGGCGAACCCCTTCCTGGTCGCGGGCACCAAGCGGGCCGACACGGTGATCATGCAGGCGCTGGGCGAGCGCGCCTTCACCAAGGTCGGGGCCGAGGGCGTCTTCTGCGCCGCCCTGCCGGAACAGGGGCTGGGCATCGCCATCAAGTGCGACGACGGCGCCGGCCGCGCGGCGGAGGTGGTGCTGGCCGCGCTGCTGCTCCGCCTCCTCGACCCCGAAGAGGCGGCCCGCAACACCCTTACCCCGCTCGCCAACCCGGTCCTGCGCAACTGGAACGGCATCGAGGTCGGCGCCCTGCGCCCGGCGGCCACTCTGGCCTGA
- the phnL gene encoding phosphonate C-P lyase system protein PhnL: protein MNGPLVALDGVGKTFTLHLRGGTRLGVVDGVSFSVDPGECVVLGGPSGAGKSSLLRMIYGNYRCDTGRILIRDGEEMVDVANAGPRRVLALRRTTMGYVSQFLRVIPRVGAREIVAAAGREGGLDAETASARAAEMLAALNLPERLWDLPPATFSGGEQQRVNIARGLIAERPVLLLDEPTASLDARNRAVVVEMIRRKSAAGVAMIGIFHDEDVRDAVASRVVDVTRFSAAPESQADAA, encoded by the coding sequence ATGAACGGGCCTCTCGTCGCGCTGGACGGCGTCGGCAAGACCTTCACCCTGCATCTGCGCGGCGGCACCCGGCTCGGCGTGGTCGACGGCGTGTCCTTCTCGGTCGATCCGGGAGAATGCGTCGTGCTCGGCGGCCCTTCGGGCGCGGGCAAGTCCTCGCTGCTGCGGATGATCTACGGCAACTACCGCTGCGACACGGGCCGCATCCTGATCCGCGACGGGGAGGAGATGGTGGATGTCGCCAACGCCGGGCCACGCCGCGTGCTGGCGCTGCGGCGGACCACCATGGGCTATGTCTCGCAGTTCCTGCGCGTCATCCCCCGTGTCGGCGCGCGCGAGATCGTGGCCGCCGCCGGGCGCGAGGGCGGGCTCGACGCGGAGACCGCCAGCGCCCGCGCGGCGGAGATGCTGGCGGCGCTGAATCTGCCGGAACGGCTCTGGGACCTGCCGCCCGCCACCTTCTCCGGCGGCGAGCAGCAGCGCGTGAACATCGCGCGTGGCCTGATCGCCGAGCGGCCGGTACTGCTGCTGGACGAGCCCACCGCCTCGCTGGATGCGCGCAACCGCGCCGTGGTGGTGGAAATGATCCGCCGGAAATCCGCGGCCGGGGTGGCGATGATCGGCATCTTCCATGACGAGGACGTGCGCGACGCGGTGGCGAGCCGCGTGGTGGACGTCACGCGCTTCTCCGCCGCTCCCGAATCCCAAGCCGACGCCGCCTGA